The proteins below come from a single Bryobacter aggregatus MPL3 genomic window:
- a CDS encoding HAMP domain-containing sensor histidine kinase has translation MTLTTLAAQTGGDDIHIYRPVRLAEAAERSGPDFVPRLLGEEVLVTGVIAAPVLEAQDAGYLAIIDPVSGDRGLMLIFSGENKAMQPRPESLKVGTLIEARGIVSLHAGQAVVKPISIQKLGHKGAPEPIHVTPREAANFAHEGLLVKVQGEISEYREASNGDLLEFVGTGQSFRVFLPILKRSSERPLARYQRGDKVQVQGLVSQYCMTKPYNRFFQLLIASPKDIELLESRPVIPPQLVPAAVLVILLCILLAWYLQQRSSRQNRVIQRILETSEELYGANSPRELAEILRRRLLELVSGETVSVYHYNSSRKVLERLPDSVSSLPHSFHIDECATATESGIALAVRNKTMLQFTDTRAVDLLRKANEPSQSLLVIPMRSREESRGAIVITGKPRVHLLKASLHPAAQHLANDACQYLEGLDQTALREQIHRSEKLAVAGQLIHGVITELNVPLGNIRALTERLPERDALAIHEQVQKASEMVRRIVSVAKAEQIDARPVELRFLFERLVEEMDETAGELETEVNLSPDSLYILGSQDQLSKVFENLLQHARSAALFSLEKLLIVNVNRIGRSAMIELEFSGPFGEAQGPDFNEAALGLAISRGLLQSHGGEIRFRILRAGRYRYEVELPLLNSSPNEEFNEGMRPTAQRNQVTALLVEPEMQSQRRLLSIFGELNHRLIPVGNIEEAADLAEKLRFDIVFSSARPEGGTWAELFHKVHHRTPHFVLMSESADLQTEDLLDGSSSSMLRKPVEENDILNLLERLQQNSMGRSVS, from the coding sequence TTGACTCTCACCACCCTTGCGGCACAAACGGGTGGTGATGATATTCATATCTACCGTCCGGTCCGTCTGGCGGAGGCCGCAGAACGCAGTGGACCTGACTTCGTTCCCCGGCTTCTCGGTGAAGAAGTGCTGGTGACCGGGGTGATTGCCGCACCTGTCTTAGAAGCGCAGGACGCAGGTTATCTTGCCATAATCGATCCGGTTAGCGGCGATCGCGGCCTGATGCTGATCTTCTCTGGTGAGAACAAGGCCATGCAGCCCCGGCCGGAGAGTCTGAAGGTTGGTACTCTCATCGAAGCTCGTGGCATCGTGAGTCTCCACGCGGGACAGGCTGTTGTGAAGCCGATCTCAATCCAGAAGCTTGGCCACAAAGGTGCTCCAGAGCCAATCCACGTCACACCGCGCGAGGCAGCTAACTTTGCTCACGAAGGTTTACTCGTCAAGGTGCAAGGGGAAATCTCAGAGTATCGCGAAGCTTCTAATGGCGACTTACTTGAGTTTGTCGGTACGGGACAATCCTTTCGCGTCTTTCTCCCCATTTTGAAGCGATCTTCCGAACGGCCCTTAGCGCGTTACCAGCGGGGCGATAAGGTGCAAGTGCAAGGACTGGTGAGCCAGTATTGCATGACCAAACCGTATAATCGTTTTTTTCAGTTACTGATTGCGAGTCCGAAAGATATCGAATTGCTGGAATCGCGGCCTGTCATCCCGCCGCAACTGGTTCCTGCCGCGGTGCTCGTGATCCTCTTATGCATCCTGTTGGCCTGGTATCTGCAACAACGTTCCAGCCGTCAGAATCGTGTGATCCAGCGCATTCTCGAGACGAGTGAGGAGCTTTACGGAGCGAATTCCCCTCGGGAACTGGCCGAGATCCTGCGCCGCCGCCTGCTTGAACTGGTATCCGGCGAGACGGTGAGTGTGTATCATTACAATTCTTCTCGTAAGGTGCTGGAGCGGCTTCCAGATTCTGTCAGTTCTCTGCCCCACAGCTTTCACATTGATGAGTGTGCCACTGCTACTGAGAGCGGAATCGCCTTGGCGGTCCGGAATAAGACGATGTTGCAGTTTACGGACACGCGCGCGGTCGATCTCTTGCGAAAGGCGAATGAACCCTCTCAGTCCTTGCTGGTGATTCCGATGCGCAGCCGGGAAGAGTCCCGGGGAGCGATCGTGATTACCGGAAAGCCCAGAGTGCATCTATTGAAAGCCTCGCTGCACCCGGCGGCACAACACTTGGCGAACGATGCCTGCCAATATCTCGAAGGTTTGGATCAGACTGCGTTGAGAGAGCAGATTCATCGGAGTGAGAAATTGGCGGTTGCCGGCCAGTTGATCCATGGCGTGATTACGGAGCTGAACGTTCCATTGGGCAACATTCGAGCACTCACCGAACGTCTGCCAGAGCGGGACGCGCTTGCGATTCATGAGCAAGTGCAGAAGGCGAGTGAAATGGTGCGCCGGATTGTCTCGGTGGCAAAGGCGGAACAGATCGATGCCCGCCCCGTCGAGTTGCGCTTTCTGTTTGAACGGCTGGTTGAAGAGATGGACGAGACCGCGGGTGAGCTCGAGACCGAGGTGAACCTCTCGCCCGATTCACTCTACATCCTGGGCTCCCAGGATCAACTCAGCAAGGTCTTCGAGAATCTGCTGCAGCATGCACGGAGCGCGGCACTCTTTTCTCTCGAGAAGTTGCTGATTGTGAATGTGAATCGCATCGGACGGAGCGCGATGATCGAGCTTGAATTCTCTGGTCCCTTTGGTGAGGCGCAGGGTCCAGACTTCAATGAGGCGGCGCTCGGGCTTGCCATCAGCCGAGGGCTTTTGCAGTCCCATGGCGGAGAGATTCGCTTTCGGATCCTGCGGGCGGGCCGCTATCGTTACGAGGTCGAGTTACCGCTCTTGAACTCCAGTCCCAACGAAGAATTCAACGAGGGCATGCGGCCAACTGCACAGAGGAATCAAGTGACGGCGCTTCTTGTGGAACCTGAGATGCAGTCCCAGCGACGCTTGTTGTCGATCTTCGGAGAACTGAATCATCGTTTGATCCCGGTTGGAAATATCGAAGAAGCGGCAGATCTGGCGGAGAAGCTGCGCTTTGACATCGTCTTCTCGAGTGCGAGACCAGAAGGTGGCACCTGGGCGGAACTCTTCCACAAGGTGCACCATCGCACTCCACATTTTGTCCTGATGAGCGAAAGTGCAGATCTCCAGACCGAAGACCTGCTGGATGGCTCTTCTTCTTCCATGCTCCGGAAGCCAGTTGAAGAAAACGACATTCTGAATCTGCTGGAGCGCCTGCAGCAAAACAGCATGGGCCGCTCGGTCAGCTAG
- a CDS encoding pyridoxal phosphate-dependent aminotransferase, producing MRERIDQDMSFFSTEVEQDLIQRGYSRRNFGRIASLIAGGAALPFYNEAAMAQLSMRMDAPKDAVRINANENPLGPCPEAAEAMYAVIKGGGRYMYEKTFEFAKTQADLDGVKPDYVQPFAGSSAPLHYSVIAFTSKDRGLVTADPDYEAAGRAAQFVGAKVTKVKLDAANGYKHDVKAMLAADPNAGAFYICNPNNPTGTLTPKSDIAWLIANKPAGSVVILDEAYIHLTNSDFGSDFVQQDKDVVILRTFSKLFGMAGLRAGAAIGRPDLLKKIMPYSAGALPVTGMVGATASLRVKDLVPKRRAIIAGTREDTLSWCTKKGYAFIPSVSNKFMVDVKMPARTYIENMVKEKVLVGRAWPSMPTYVRVSIGLPEEMAKWKVAHEKVMASANA from the coding sequence GTGAGAGAAAGGATTGATCAGGACATGTCGTTCTTCAGCACAGAGGTTGAACAGGATCTTATTCAGCGCGGTTATAGCCGGCGCAACTTCGGTCGCATTGCTTCGCTCATCGCGGGCGGTGCGGCCCTGCCGTTCTACAACGAAGCCGCGATGGCGCAACTTTCTATGCGGATGGATGCCCCCAAGGATGCCGTTCGCATTAATGCCAATGAGAATCCGCTCGGCCCCTGTCCGGAAGCAGCAGAGGCAATGTATGCCGTGATCAAGGGCGGCGGACGTTACATGTACGAGAAGACATTTGAGTTTGCCAAGACTCAGGCGGACCTCGATGGCGTCAAGCCCGACTATGTGCAGCCCTTCGCCGGATCCTCCGCTCCATTGCACTACTCGGTCATTGCCTTCACTTCCAAAGATCGCGGATTGGTGACGGCCGATCCGGATTACGAAGCTGCCGGTCGTGCGGCACAGTTTGTCGGCGCCAAAGTCACCAAGGTGAAACTGGACGCAGCAAACGGCTATAAGCACGACGTGAAGGCTATGCTTGCTGCCGACCCGAACGCCGGAGCCTTCTACATCTGCAACCCGAACAATCCAACGGGCACCCTCACGCCGAAGTCCGACATCGCCTGGCTGATCGCCAACAAACCGGCAGGCAGTGTCGTCATCCTCGACGAGGCCTACATTCATCTCACAAACTCCGATTTCGGGAGTGACTTTGTGCAGCAGGATAAGGACGTTGTGATCCTGCGCACCTTCTCAAAGCTCTTTGGCATGGCCGGACTGCGTGCCGGCGCCGCCATCGGCCGTCCGGACTTATTGAAGAAGATCATGCCGTACTCGGCCGGTGCACTTCCGGTTACCGGAATGGTGGGGGCAACGGCTTCGTTGCGAGTGAAGGATCTGGTGCCGAAGCGCCGGGCAATCATCGCCGGCACACGCGAAGATACGCTGAGCTGGTGCACCAAGAAGGGCTATGCCTTCATCCCCTCGGTTTCGAATAAGTTCATGGTGGATGTGAAGATGCCGGCCCGCACTTACATCGAGAACATGGTGAAGGAGAAGGTGCTGGTTGGCCGGGCCTGGCCCTCCATGCCGACCTATGTTCGCGTCTCGATCGGTTTGCCAGAAGAGATGGCGAAGTGGAAGGTGGCTCACGAGAAGGTCATGGCGAGTGCCAATGCCTAG
- a CDS encoding HAD family hydrolase — protein MKQQALIFDMDGVIVDSMPFHTRAWDLYLRKLGLDATLMNQKMHGKHNDELLREFLPPDTTLAEIQRMGAEKEALYRELIAPQLETSLLPGIRTFLDRYQALPKAVASNAEGPNVQFVLREAKLAHHFRYATDGGQVKHGKPHPEIYLKTASLLQIDPIDCIVFEDSQTGIDAALAAGMTVIAINSHRATLHGQTFEADHFLEPQLVAWLEQQLT, from the coding sequence GTGAAACAACAAGCTTTGATCTTTGACATGGACGGCGTAATCGTTGACTCCATGCCCTTCCACACCCGTGCCTGGGACCTTTATCTGCGGAAACTTGGTCTCGATGCGACTCTGATGAATCAAAAGATGCACGGCAAGCATAATGATGAACTTTTAAGGGAGTTCCTGCCACCGGACACGACTCTGGCAGAAATCCAGCGGATGGGCGCCGAAAAAGAGGCGCTCTACCGGGAACTGATTGCTCCCCAGCTTGAGACTTCCCTTCTCCCCGGAATTCGCACCTTTCTTGATCGTTACCAGGCACTTCCGAAGGCGGTCGCCTCGAATGCAGAGGGCCCGAACGTCCAGTTTGTATTGCGCGAAGCAAAGCTGGCCCACCACTTTCGCTATGCGACCGATGGCGGGCAGGTAAAGCACGGGAAACCGCATCCAGAGATCTATCTCAAAACCGCCAGTCTATTGCAAATTGACCCTATCGACTGTATAGTCTTTGAAGATTCTCAGACAGGAATCGATGCGGCATTAGCCGCGGGCATGACCGTCATCGCCATTAATTCACACCGGGCGACTCTACATGGTCAGACCTTTGAAGCCGATCATTTTCTTGAACCCCAGCTTGTTGCATGGTTAGAACAGCAACTTACCTGA
- a CDS encoding SulP family inorganic anion transporter yields MKLPKIDYSWKFFGGDVFGGAIAALIALPYGLAMASLMGIPPIYGLFTSLISAPITAFLGRNPVLIGGTSTVTLPFLASAVHQQGLAGCAKVTLVAAVFMMVFSVLRLGRHIAKIPHTVVSGFSCGIGAMMVVNQLRTILGVQMPPGVAWPHSVPGQLKAVLVSLGTAQWAPLTLGIVVIGSAFFFSNLSKKLPAPLLGVVLAIGISVLFGMHEKEVGRLNLNVPEFMGFTWHPIEVLDLINEGFGLAIVSSINLLITSRVVEHFRGRHNPMHAEDADGELGAYGIANVVCGIFAAPMSVGIPARSLANVRCGGSSRVSNLVHAALLLLFLGMGSEMVSHIPLPALAGVTAYVGICLLEWGTWGRLLKMRVVDSGAFLSTALATLLINAVVAVAIGCAFYLVRWVYQTVLARPQSSETSGTSAAATSI; encoded by the coding sequence TTGAAACTCCCTAAGATCGATTATTCCTGGAAATTCTTTGGCGGCGACGTATTCGGTGGCGCCATTGCAGCGTTGATCGCTCTGCCCTACGGCCTAGCAATGGCTAGCCTGATGGGCATCCCTCCCATTTACGGACTCTTCACCTCTCTCATCTCTGCTCCGATTACGGCATTCCTGGGCCGGAATCCGGTTCTCATCGGCGGCACCTCCACAGTCACTCTTCCTTTCCTCGCCTCAGCCGTGCATCAGCAAGGCTTGGCAGGCTGCGCCAAGGTGACGCTCGTGGCTGCTGTCTTCATGATGGTCTTTAGCGTCCTGCGGCTGGGGCGGCATATCGCGAAGATTCCGCACACGGTTGTCTCCGGCTTCTCCTGTGGCATCGGCGCGATGATGGTGGTGAATCAGCTCCGCACCATTCTCGGAGTCCAGATGCCACCTGGCGTCGCTTGGCCACACAGCGTGCCCGGCCAACTCAAGGCCGTACTGGTTTCTCTCGGCACAGCGCAATGGGCTCCGTTGACGCTCGGCATTGTGGTCATTGGTAGCGCTTTTTTCTTCTCGAATCTCAGCAAGAAACTACCCGCTCCCTTGCTGGGAGTTGTCCTCGCGATTGGGATCTCGGTCCTCTTCGGAATGCACGAGAAAGAAGTGGGGCGGCTGAATCTGAATGTGCCGGAGTTCATGGGCTTCACCTGGCACCCGATCGAAGTTCTCGATTTGATCAACGAGGGCTTCGGACTTGCGATCGTCTCGAGCATCAATCTGCTGATCACTTCGCGCGTTGTCGAGCACTTCCGTGGCCGGCATAATCCGATGCACGCAGAAGATGCCGATGGCGAACTGGGAGCTTATGGGATCGCGAATGTGGTGTGCGGCATCTTCGCCGCTCCGATGAGCGTCGGCATTCCTGCCCGTTCGCTCGCGAATGTGCGTTGTGGCGGTTCCAGCCGGGTGTCGAATCTGGTCCATGCGGCACTGTTATTACTCTTTTTGGGCATGGGCTCTGAGATGGTGTCTCATATTCCATTGCCCGCGCTCGCGGGTGTCACGGCCTATGTCGGAATCTGCCTGCTCGAGTGGGGCACCTGGGGACGGCTCTTGAAGATGCGTGTTGTCGATTCTGGAGCCTTCCTGTCCACGGCGCTCGCCACCTTGCTGATCAATGCAGTGGTGGCTGTGGCAATCGGGTGTGCCTTCTACCTGGTGCGCTGGGTCTACCAGACGGTGCTGGCCCGGCCCCAGAGCAGCGAGACCTCTGGAACCAGCGCTGCCGCAACGTCCATCTAG